The following are encoded together in the Oceanobacillus zhaokaii genome:
- a CDS encoding F0F1 ATP synthase subunit delta, producing MSETVVAKRYAEALFQLGIEKNNLEELVTEFTAVRDVFQDNKELKLFLLHPAVSSEKKKELIAESFTNLQKDVVNTLKLLIDRHRIEIVPTIINEFILLVNNAKGMVEATVYSTRALTENEKYELELSFAKRLNKTAVKFDNKIDSSLIGGIKIRVGNTIYDGSLSGKLKNIERKLKTAN from the coding sequence ATGAGTGAAACGGTTGTTGCAAAACGTTATGCAGAAGCACTTTTTCAACTTGGTATCGAAAAGAATAATTTGGAAGAGCTTGTAACAGAATTCACAGCAGTTCGGGACGTATTTCAAGATAATAAGGAATTGAAATTATTTCTATTGCATCCTGCAGTTAGTAGTGAGAAGAAGAAAGAGCTTATTGCTGAATCTTTTACAAATCTGCAAAAAGATGTTGTAAATACATTGAAATTACTTATTGATCGTCATCGTATAGAGATTGTTCCAACTATTATCAACGAATTTATTCTATTGGTTAATAATGCAAAAGGAATGGTGGAAGCGACTGTATATTCGACACGAGCATTAACAGAAAATGAAAAATATGAATTAGAACTATCCTTCGCGAAGCGATTAAATAAAACTGCAGTTAAGTTTGATAATAAAATAGATTCTTCCTTAATTGGAGGCATTAAAATTCGTGTAGGCAACACGATTTATGATGGAAGCCTAAGCGGAAAGTTAAAAAACATCGAACGGAAATTAAAGACTGCGAACTAA
- the atpF gene encoding F0F1 ATP synthase subunit B, producing MHSYVGLLTLGAVGGFRLGDMAAQLFFFLLLLWLLKKFAWGPLMNTMQKREEYVASEIESAEKNRLEAEAASKQAAEQLNQVRQEAQKMIEDAKNAGLKQEQDIIEAARLEASRIKEQAQKDIQNEKEQAIQALQAQVASLSVLIASKVIEKEITAGDQEKLINEYIKEVGEER from the coding sequence GTGCATTCATACGTTGGCCTTTTAACACTAGGCGCAGTTGGAGGATTTAGATTGGGTGATATGGCAGCTCAATTATTCTTCTTCCTTCTATTACTCTGGTTATTGAAAAAATTTGCTTGGGGCCCCCTCATGAACACGATGCAAAAACGTGAGGAATATGTCGCAAGTGAAATAGAATCTGCTGAGAAGAACCGTTTAGAAGCTGAAGCCGCTTCGAAACAAGCAGCAGAACAACTAAATCAAGTAAGACAAGAAGCGCAAAAAATGATTGAAGATGCGAAAAACGCAGGACTTAAGCAGGAACAAGATATTATTGAAGCAGCACGTCTCGAAGCAAGTCGCATCAAGGAACAAGCACAAAAAGATATTCAAAATGAAAAAGAGCAAGCAATCCAAGCACTACAAGCCCAAGTTGCCTCACTATCTGTATTGATTGCAAGTAAAGTAATTGAAAAAGAAATTACTGCTGGGGATCAAGAAAAATTAATCAATGAGTATATTAAAGAGGTAGGAGAAGAGCGATGA
- the atpE gene encoding F0F1 ATP synthase subunit C — MGALAAAIAIGLAALGAGLGNGMIVSKTVEGIARQPELKGSLQTTMFIGVALVEAIPIIAAVIAFMVVFQ; from the coding sequence ATGGGAGCTTTAGCAGCAGCAATCGCAATTGGACTAGCAGCATTAGGTGCAGGTCTAGGTAACGGGATGATCGTTAGTAAAACAGTGGAAGGTATTGCGCGTCAACCAGAATTGAAAGGTTCACTTCAAACAACAATGTTTATTGGGGTAGCACTAGTAGAGGCGATTCCAATTATCGCAGCAGTTATTGCATTTATGGTTGTATTCCAATAA